A genomic segment from Kyrpidia tusciae DSM 2912 encodes:
- the yidD gene encoding membrane protein insertion efficiency factor YidD: protein MRRLAILPLRGYQRFVSPLTPPSCRFYPTCSEYAVQAITIHGLGKGSFLAAKRLLKCGPWHPGGYDPVPPK from the coding sequence TTGCGCCGGTTGGCCATCTTGCCCTTACGGGGTTATCAGCGATTTGTCTCGCCCCTGACGCCTCCGAGCTGCCGGTTTTATCCCACTTGTTCCGAGTATGCAGTCCAGGCGATTACGATTCACGGACTGGGAAAAGGATCGTTTCTCGCAGCGAAGCGGTTGCTGAAGTGTGGTCCGTGGCATCCCGGTGGATACGACCCGGTGCCGCCGAAATAA